The genome window CGCATTTTTATAAGCCTCAATACTTTCTGCCACTTTCTTATCCATTAAATATGAATTTCCAAGATTATACCATGCTTCCGATGCTTTCTTTGGATCAGACTCAGAAACTGCAACTTTCTTAAATTCTTCCGCTGCATCGGCATATTTTTCTTGTTTATATAGAGCATCCCCTAAATTAAAGTTTGCCGTAACTGATGATGGTGAAGCCTCAAGAGCCTTACGATAATCAACCTCTGCTGAGACATAATTTTTTGCTTCAAACTCTTTATTTCCCCTTCTTATAGAGGTACGTTCAGTTTTATTACCAGAATCTGATCTATTATCATTCTGAGAAAATACCACACCGG of Bacteroidales bacterium contains these proteins:
- a CDS encoding tetratricopeptide repeat protein, with the translated sequence MKIFIIITLLLSLPGVVFSQNDNRSDSGNKTERTSIRRGNKEFEAKNYVSAEVDYRKALEASPSSVTANFNLGDALYKQEKYADAAEEFKKVAVSESDPKKASEAWYNLGNSYLMDKKVAESIEAYKNALRQNPKDEDARYNLRMAQLMLQQQQQQEQQQQENKKEQQQQQQQ